The following are encoded together in the Populus trichocarpa isolate Nisqually-1 chromosome 5, P.trichocarpa_v4.1, whole genome shotgun sequence genome:
- the LOC112323244 gene encoding MAP3K epsilon protein kinase 1 isoform X1 — protein sequence MVAEVSGRGREYGNLDSIPRISQRTGRKQVGSLAPNEGAASTSGIASQTASGVLSGSGVLNARPGSATSSGLLSQMVSTMNAEVAREYLGKVSDLLEFSQADTTVKSYMCSQSLLSRLFQMFNRMEPPILLKILNCINNLSTDPNCLENLQRADAIKYLIPNLELKDGPLVDQIHSEVLNAVFNLCKINKRRQEQAAENGIIPHSMNPIMSDSPLKPHALPLLYHMAHASRNSREQLRAHGGLDVYMSLLDHTVWSVTALDSTAVCLAHDNDNRKVEQALLKKDAVQRLVKFFQCCPEQQFAHILEPFLKIITSFGMRAAQIIRISFVFIEGRKSSRINTTLAVNGLTPLLIVSLDHQDA from the exons ATGGTTGCAGAGGTATCTGGACGTGGAAGAGAGTACGGAAATCTAGACTCCATTCCTAGAATTTCACAGAGGACAGGGAGAAAGCAGGTTGGATCTCTTGCACCTAATGAAGGTGCTGCTTCCACATCTGGTATTGCATCTCAAACAGCATCTGGTGTACTGTCTGGTTCGGGTGTTCTAAATGCTAGACCTGGGAGTGCAACATCATCTGGGCTACTTTCCCAGATGGTATCAACTATGAATGCAGAGGTTGCAAGGGAATACCTGGGGAAAGTGTCAGACCTGCTGGAGTTTTCTCAAGCTGATACAACTGTAAAATCCTATATGTGTAGCCAAAGCTTGCTTAGTCGTCTTTTTCAGATGTTCAACAGAATGGAGCCCCCTATTCTTTTGAAG ATACTTAACTGTATCAATAACCTGTCAACTGACCCGAACTGCTTAGAGAATCTTCAGCGCGCAGACGCAATTAAGTACCTGATCCCAAATCTTGAACTCAAAGATGGGCCTCTTGTAGATCAAATTCATAGTGAG GTCCTCAATGCAGTTTTTAACCTCTGCAAGATAAATAAGAGGAGACAGGAACAAGCTGCTGAAAATGGAATAATTCCACACTCGATGAATCCTATAATGTCTGATTCTCCTTTAAAACCACATGCATTACCTCTACTGTATCACATGGCTCATGCATCACGTAATTCAAGAGAGCAATTGAGGGCTCATGGTGGATTGGATGTATACATGAGCCTGCTCGATCATACGGTTTGGTCAGTGACAGCATTGGACTCTACTGCTGTTTGCTTGGCTCATGACAATGACAACCGCAAAGTGGAACAAGCATTGCTAAAAAAGGATGCAGTTCAGAGATTAGTGAAGTTTTTCCAATGTTGCCCAGAACAACAATTTGCGCACATTTTGGAGCCGTTCTTGAAAATTATAAC ATCCTTTGGGATGCGTGCTGCTCAAATCATCCGcatttcatttgtatttattgaaGGCAGGAAATCATCTCGGATAAATACGACGTTAGCTGTTAATGGCTTGACACCTCTGCTCATTGTGAGTCTGGACCATCAGGATGCTTAA
- the LOC112323244 gene encoding uncharacterized protein LOC112323244 isoform X2, whose translation MAKGLIWATAEDLARNRGRVISLYRQILRSLNSPSLPLNLAERLAKKAEVRAIFMLGSEETSVHNIEDLFDTAEYALSILKKGEIPNTRNPL comes from the coding sequence ATGGCAAAAGGTTTGATATGGGCGACAGCAGAGGATTTGGCAAGGAACAGAGGACGTGTTATATCTCTTTATCGTCAGATACTGCGAAGTCTTAACTCGCCAAGTTTGCCTCTTAATTTAGCAGAAAGACTGGCTAAGAAGGCTGAAGTTCGTGCGATCTTTATGCTGGGATCTGAGGAGACATCAGTACATAACATTGAAGACCTTTTTGACACTGCTGAATATGCTCTCTCCATCCTCAAAAAAGGTGAGATCCCAAATACGAGGAATCCACTCTGA
- the LOC7492084 gene encoding eukaryotic initiation factor 4A-3, which produces MATSVVPAGRSARRAAAEDEKLVFETTEGVEPVASFDEMGLKEDLLRGIYNYGFEKPSAIQQRALMPIIKGRDVIAQAQSGTGKTSMIALTVCQLVDTASREVQALILSPTRELAEQTQRVITVIGENINIQVHACIGGKSVGEDIRKLEHGVHVVSGTPGRVCDMIKRRSLRTRAIRVLVLDESDEMLSRGFKDQIYDVYRYLPPELQVVLISATLPNEILEITSKFMTDPVKILVKRDELTLEGIKQFFVAVEKEEWKFETLTDLYDTLTITQAVIFCNTKRKVDWLTAKMVEFNFTVSSMHGDMPQKERDAIMSNFRSGETRVLITTDVWARGLDVQQVSLVINYDLPNNRELYIHRIGRSGRFGRKGVAINFVKSDDIRILRDIEQYYSTQIDEMPMNIGDLI; this is translated from the exons ATGGCAACAAGCGTAGTACCAGCGGGGCGCAGCGCGCGGAGGGCGGCGGCGGAGGATGAAAAGCTGGTGTTTGAAACGACGGAGGGAGTAGAACCTGTGGCAAGTTTCGATGAGATGGGATTAAAAGAAGATTTATTGAGAGGGATTTATAATTATGGATTTGAAAAGCCATCAGCAATACAACAAAGAGCTTTAATGCCGATAATTAAAGGCCGTGATGTTATAGCGCAAGCTCAATCTGGTACTGGAAAGACTTCTATGATTGCTCTTACTGTTTGTCAGCTCGTTGATACTGCTAGCAGAGA GGTCCAGGCATTGATATTGTCACCTACAAGGGAACTGGCAGAGCAGACACAGAGAGTGATAACTGTAATTGGTGAAAACATTAATATACAAGTACATGCATGCATTGGAGGAAAAAGTGTGGGCGAGGATATTCGAAAACTAGAACATGGAGTTCATGTAGTTTCTGGGACTCCTGGCAGAGTCTGTGACATGATCAAGAGGAGGTCATTACGCACAAGAGCCATCAGAGTACTAGTTCTT GATGAATCTGATGAGATGTTGAGCAGAGGGTTCAAGGATCAAATCTATGACGTGTACAGATATCTCCCACCCGAGCTTCAG GTTGTCTTGATTTCTGCTACTCTTCCTAATGAAATTTTGGAGATTACTAGCAAGTTCATGACAGATCCTGTAAAGATTCTTGTGAAACGTGATGAGTTGACTCTGGAG GGCATCAAGCAATTTTTTGTTGCCGTGGAAAAAGAAGAATGGAAATTTGAGACTCTGACTGACCTTTATGATACTCTTACCATCACTCAAGCTGTTATTTTCTGCAATACAAAGCGAAAG GTTGATTGGCTAACTGCCAAGATGGTTGAATTTAATTTCACTGTCTCATCAATGCATGGTGACATGCCTCAAAAGGAGAGAGATGCAATTATGTCTAATTTCCGGTCTGGTGAAACTCGTGTACTGATCACAACTGATGTTTGGGCTCGGGGGCTTGATGTTCAACAG GTTTCTCTGGTGATTAACTATGACCTTCCAAACAATCGAGAGCTTTACATTCATCGAATTGGTCGTTCTGGTCGTTTTGGACGGAAG GGTGTTGCTATTAACTTCGTCAAAAGTGATGATATCAGGATTTTAAGAGATATTGAACAGTATTACAGCACCCAGATTGACGAAATGCCTATGAACATCGGTGATCTGATATAA